CTGAGGAGCTCGGCGTTCCTGATCCGGCCGATGCTATCCAGGTATTTCACGTCATCGGTGATGTTTTGGATCTTCAGGGTGTCCACCACCAAGCCGAGGGCGGTCATATCTTGCTCGACTTCGGCAACCAGACGCTCGGCAAAAAGATTGCGATCCTCGTTGAGCTGCTCGGGAGTCATGGTGCTGAGGACGCCTCGAAGTGAGCCTTCCAGTGTGGCTTTGGCAATGGCGATGATCTCATTGCGCGCTTTGCCAAGGAACCTCTCGATGGCGTTGTTGAGCATCGGCTCGTGCCCCGCCACCTTGACGTTGGCAATACCGGTCAACGAGATCGGGATGCCGCCCTTGGTATAGGCGTTGCGGGCCTCCAAATCGATGATCATGTTCGTCAGGTCGATCTTGTCGACCCGTTCTACGAACGGTCGCCGGAAATCCCGACCACCTTTCACAATCCGGTAGGGCAGCATCCGCCCGGCAGATGACCGGTTTTTGCCCGTGAAAACCAAAACTTCGTTGGGCTGGCAAATGTAAAGGAGCGATTTGAGGCTCAGGATGAATAGCGCCGTCATCGTGCCCAAAAACCCGACGACCGCACCGACCAACAGGAAGACCGTCACGCCTTGCCCCCTTGAGCCGAGTCTCCCGCAATGGTTTTGGGGATGTTGATCCCCACCGTCTTATCGACCGCATCGAACACCGCATCCAACATTCCCGGATAGGCGGCGATGTAGTTTTTGAGCGTCGAACCGTCGCCGGAATCGATGACGCTGAGTCCGTCGATCTTGACTTTTTGCACGCCCCGGCAAGCGGTCGCCAGGATGGATTCGAGGTTTTCGATCAAGCTGATTTGCATGGCATTTGGCCCGGCTTCTTTCCAGGCTTCATGCATGAGTTCCAGGGCTTGGCTGACGGCAGCCCCCCGCTCGCGGATGATAGCGGCCTCACCGCGGGCCCGGAATTCCTCGGCCACCTTGTTGGCTTCGGCGGGCAACACGCGGTCAGCCATCAGCCGGATCCCTTCCAACTCGGCGCGGATTGCTTGGAGCTCCTGTTCGGCTTTGGCGCGGGCTTCGCGGGCGGCGGCGGTGGTCCGTTCTTCTTCTGATTTCACGGTGGAATCCAGCTCGGCCCGGATTTTCCGGAGCTCGTTCTGGAGTTGAACCAGCGCGGTGTCGACATTGGCCTGCGTGACTTTGGCCCGGCCCATGTTCTCCGACTCGGATTGGGAGGCGCCCCGCCGGGCATCGGATTCGGCGATTTCGGCAGCCCGGACGATATTGGCAATGGCTTTGCGGCCCGTGGCATCCAAATAGCCGACTTCGTCGCTGACGTGTAGGATTTTCAACGTGTCCAAGTGGAGCCCGAGCTTGACCAGGTCTTCTTCGGTCTCTTGGGTGAGCTTTTCGGCAAACGCCAACCGGTCTTCGTTCACCTGCTCTGGAGTCAAGCTGGCAACGACGCCCCGGAGGTGGCCTTCGAGCGTTTCCTTGCCAACACGGCGGATTTCGTTGATGTCGCGATCCAAAAACCTTTCGATCGCGTTGTTGACGTACTTGGGGTCGCTCGTGATTTTGATGTTGGCAATCGCCTCGACATTCATGGCGATCCCCCCACTGGAATAGGCGTTGCGAACCGAAATCGGAACCTCCATCGTGTTCAGGCTCATTTTCTGAACCTGTTGGAATGGCGGGAAAGCCCACCCTTTGCCACCAAAAATGACCTTGTAGCCCTGGCCCTGCATCCCCCGGCCACCGGTGATCACCAGGACTTCATTGGGGGGGGCGATCTTGAGGAACGACCTCACGGCGATCGCGAAGGCGATGAGCATGGCCAGGAACGCCCCCGCCCCCAACGCGGCCCCGAATACGATTTGGCTGAACTCTTGCATTGTCTAACTGTCCATATACTGGTCGGCATTAGCCACGGTTACAACCGTGCCATCCACGGACACCACCACGACTTGATCCCCGGCGGCGATTGCCTGGCCCTCCAACGGGAGGGCGAGCATATCGATGGTCTCGTCTTTAACCACCAACCGGACTTTACCGGGAGATCCCGGTGACGGTGCCACCGTGACCCGAGCCGAAGCCCCCAGATAGTCCTTTTCTGAAATCGAACTATCCATGCGGTGGGTTTGGAAATATCGCATGGCGATGGCTGCACCAAGGCCAGAAACCAAGCCCACGCAAGACGAGGCAACCACACGCAACGGCTCTTGGTTCAGGCCGATCACCGTTAGCAAAATCCCAAAGCCGCCAAATCCACCCAGCAGGTAAGTCCAGAACCGGAGGCTGAAAAACGGAAGCCAAAAATCTGACCCGCCGTGGTCGAGGCCATGGTCGTGGTCAATGCCGTGCGGAGCTTCGGGGCTAGCATCGAATTCGTGGTGTCCCCCGATTTCGAAGTGGGCATCGTGATCGACATCTGAACCGCCCAAGGCACCCAACGCGGAAAGGATGATCAGGCCGAGCCCGACCACCCCCGTCACAACATAAAGCGCCAGCATGTTTGCGAACCTTTCTCTCTCTTACGGATTAGCCGGCTGCGGGGCTGCAGTGCCCAACGGCTTGCCAGACCCCGAGTGTAACTTACTTCCGCCGTGACCGATACCCATTGCCATTTGAATGACCCCGAGGCGTTCCCGAACCCTGTCGCCGCAGCCGCCGAAGCCATGGAAGCAGGGGTCGGCCGATTGGTCGTTGTCGGAGTTGATTCCGAATCCAGCCGGTTGGCGGTCGAGATCGCCAGTGTGGCCGAAGGAGTCTTTGCCACCGTCGGTTGGCACCCCACGTCGGCAGACCGGTACAAGCCCGAAGACTTGCAAACGATCCGCGATTTGGCCAGCCACCCCAAATGCGTTGCTATCGGCGAAATCGGTTACGACTTTTATTGGGACAATGCGTCCCGAAAACAGCAGGACGACTGCCTGGCCGACCACCTCGACCTGGCCGCCGAACTGGGCAAGCCGATCGTCTTCCACTGCCGCAACGCCTACCCGGCTCTCCTCGACGCCCTGGAGAGGCGCGGTGCGGGCCCTTACCTTTTGCATTGCTTTGCCGGGGACAAAAACGACGCTGACCGGGCCGTTGCGCTGGGATGCCTGTTCGGGGTCGATGGGCCGGTGACCTACAAAAAGGCTGACGACTTGCGGGCGATTTTGCGGCACATCGGCTTGGACAAGCTGGTATTGGAAACCGATGCACCCTGGCTTTCACCCGTGCCGTTCCGCGGCAAACCCAACCACCCGAAACATTTGGGGCACATCTGCCAAGGCGTCGCCGATGCGCTGGGATGCCCGGCCAGCGAAGTCGAAAAAGTCACCGATGCGAACGCCGCCCGGTTTTTTGGGATCTGACCCCCTAGTGCCAACCGTTGTCGCCGGTTCCCGCAGGGGGCGCGGCATCCGGGGTCACAGGCAGTTCGTCCCCGCCGGGCTTGGGAGCCTGTTCCGGGATCTCGTCATAACTTTTCCCTGCATCGGGCGAAAAATACTTCGGCTTCTTCTTCTCAGTCTTGGAATCCGGCTTGCTCCGGTCGTCCGGCGTGACGTTGACGTCGATCTTCACCTTAGAGAATTTGCCCTGCTCGGCATCATCGGGAGGGGAATCCGGCACGCTCTTGGGAAGGATCGCTTGCTTAGCCGTTGCGGCCTGGCTTTCCAAATAGGCATTTCCCCCGATCTTAGGGCCGATGACGTAATAGCCCACGGCCGCCATTGCCGCCGGCAACACCAACCATTTCAAGGCTCCCACCAGTACGCCCGATGCCATAACTTTTAGACGCTCCAAGCCGGCCCGCCATGGGCCTGATCCCGGACGCTACCCCTATTGTGACGCATCTGCGGCAATACTGGAGGAGTAAATGGGTGTGACCGCCTCAGAATTCAAGATATCCATCCCGGGGCCGCCCGTGGAGGCCGTTCCTCTCGGAAAAACTCCTCCCGCTTGCTATCCGCAAGTCGAGTTGCGCGCAGGGTCGGGTACGGTCACGCATCCGATCGCCGGGGCCCTCTTGGAAAATGCGTTCGTCCGCGTTTGGGTGTGCGCTTCGCTCGGGGGACGCATCATCGGCCTGTTCGACAAGCGCACCGGCCTTTGGGCCATCCCGCTCCCAGACCGCTTGGATCTGGAACAAGGCGGGATCCGGGGGGTTGAGCTCAATCACGGGATCGAGTTCCTTTGCGGGCCCGAGCGGTTGAACCGGCTCGGCCAAACCGACCTCCGAATCGTTGAAAACAGTAGCGGCGGAGCGGCGGCGTTCGTTTTCGAGTGGTTCGGCGACACCAGCTGGCATGGGGCGGTTACCCTGCAAAGCGATGGCGCGACGGTCACCCTCGAGCAGACCCTCCTCAACCGTTCCCTGCTCTCAAAGCCGTTGCGGGGAGGGGTGGCCTGCCCTGGGATGGGTTCCGACGGCGTTTGCGACGACGGCGAGGGGAACGGGTTTTGCCTCATCGATCCTGACGGGGGGCTCGCCTTGCGGTCTCCCGGTGTGTGGGCAACCCTCCCGGCCGATGGGCGGCTCGGCGGGCGCCGCGCAGATTCATGGAAGGCCACCCTTGTCCCCTTCACCGGCCTTGGGAGGCACCTCTGCTCGGGGCAAGCGATCTCGATCGGCGCGGACGGCGACCAGCTCACGACCCAATTTCACCAAACCATCCAGGGCGGGAAGATCTTCCTCTCCCTGGACGGCCAAACCCTGGAAGCCCCGATCGACAACCAGCCGGGGCCGACCACATCCACCCCTGTCGGTCAACCGGCAAGCTCGCTGGATGGAGTCCTGGTCCGCGGGGCAGATTTTTCACCCCTGGCCAAGTGGCCACCGGACGCCCAGCCGCAGCCGGTTCCCCTCAAGTTCGATCACAAAGTTTTTGACCATATGGTTCATTGCCGCATTGACCCACATGCCTTGTGCCGCATCCCAGGTATGGAGGCTGCCGCCCATGGTTGGCTCGCCGAGGCAGCGGCCCGGGCCGGCGATCGCGAACGGGCGGACGCGGAAATGGAACGGTACCTGGCCTACAACGCCGAAGACCCCTTGGGTTGGTGGCTTAAGGCCGCGATCAAGCGGGAATCCGGGCTGGACCGCACCGAAATCGACCGAGAACTCCCCAATGCCCACTACCTGGCCCCGCTGGAACCGCTCCTCAAAGCCGAAGCCTTCCTCAACACGCCGCAGGCACAGGGCCGGGAGCCGAACCCGTTGCTGGCCAGCGTTGCCGCCGACCCCGGGCAAGCTTCAGGAATCGTGGGGGCTTACCTGCGCCACGGCCTTGTGCAGAGCGCAGCACGGCTCGCCGATGAACTCTTAAGGCATCGACCCAACCAAATGGTGCATTTGCTCATCGCTGCCGCCCACATCGAACACCGGTCGATGGAGGCCACGGCTGCCGAACACGTCGCCGCCGCAGAAAAACTGCCGCTGGAACCCCCGTTCCCTTACCGACCAGAAGAAAAGGCGGCCGTCTCCCGGCTGGCCGAAAGATTCCCCGGTAGCCAGACGGTTTCGCAGTTGGCGCGGCTTACTGGGGCGGCGAAAGAGTGACCGAAAACTCGGCGGCGAATCCGAGGCCATTGATTCGGCTTAGCTGGACGCTGCGCAATCCGGGGTCTGCCAACAACCGGTGCAGGTAGGCGGAGAGTTCTTCCACCTCTTCACGGGACAAAATGACATCGATGTCGGAAAGGTCCCGGCCTGATTCATAGTCGCGGATCTGCATTGTGCGGCTCACCAACTGACATTAGCCGTGACGCCTCATGCCTGGCCGGGGTTCAGTCCCCCTCCACGGCCTGCAGCCACCGGCCGTCCGGATCACGGAAGGTCAATCCGTAAGGGGCTCCATCGGGCTCGCTCATTTCAACTCCAGATTGGCCAAGGCGTTCCGAGACCTCGTTCAAATCCCGGACATAAACAACAAGGGCGGCAGGAGATTGGTCATACCGGGCAAAACGGCTGATTTGGCGGCCCGGCCGGAGCAAAACCTCGATGCCATCCGACCGCAACCAGATGCAATCCCCACCGGGCACTTCGGCCTCTTCGAACTCCAACTGTTGCACATAAAAGTCACGGGTTCTTTGACAATCTTTACAAAAGAGTTCCACGTGCCCCAGTCGCATACAACGGCCTTTACCAGGCTCAAAACCAAACAAAGTTCCACGAAATGGAATCTGGCCTAAGAATTGAGTCTTTAGGCCAGATTCTGGTTGGTGGTCGAACTTTTGGCGATTAACCCTGGACTTGGGCGAATGTCGCTTTGAGGGCTTCGGCGCTTTTGGCCAGCAGCTCCCGTTCAGAATCGTTGACAGCCGGTTCAAAAACCTCGACAACGCCATGGCGGCCGACGACCGTTGGCAGGGAGAGCGAAATCCCGGAAATCCCAGCCTTGCCGGTCTGGGCCGACGAGACGGGAAGGAGCTTGCGGTTATCCAGGGCGATGGCCTCGACCACTTCTTTGATCGAAACCCCAACGGCGCGGCCGGCGCCACCCTTTTGGGCGATCACGGTCGCCCCCGATTTCTTGGTGGCCTCGAAGATTTCAACGCCCAATTCGGAGGTGAACCCAGGGATCGAATGCAGGCCGACCCCGTTGATGGTGGCGCTGCTCCAAATGGGGACCATCGAATCGCCATGCTCACCCAAGATCAGGGCCTTGACATCCGATGCGCCGACTTTGAAATGGTCGGCCAGCAGGCTCCGGAAGCGGGCGGTATCCAAAACCGTCCCGAGCCCAAGGACTTGGGAAGGCGGGACGATCCCCGATTCAACCGTCAGATGAGTGAGGATGTCCACCGGGTTGCTGACAACAAGGATGGTGGCCCCATCGGCGAGTTTGCACCCTTTCAGGCTGTCCAAGATGCCGTTGAACAACCCAACGTTGCGGTTGATGAGGTCCAAGCGGCTTTCGTCGGGCTTGCGCCGCAGGCCGGCCGTGATGACGACACAGTCGCTCCCATCGATCACCCCGTAATCGCCGCTGGTGATGACCTGGTTATTCAAGAGGCTGGAACCGTGGCGGAGGTCCAGGGCCTCGCCGGCCGCCATATCCGCGTTGACGTCGTTGAGGGCGATCTCTCTCACGATCCCGCCGAGTTGCAAGGCAAACGCCGCGTCTGAACCGACGCGCCCGCCGCCACCGATGATGCTGACCTTCATAGCGCTACCCAGATTATGGGCAGAGGGGTCGTGGTGAATCCGGGACGGTCAGCGGAGATCCCACAGGTAGCGGCCGGTATCGTAAATCAGGCCGCGCCACCCTGGTTGGACATCGCACCCGTTGGTCATCCGAGAATAGGGTAGCGGCTTCACGTGGCCATCTGCATGGGTCACGGTGACCATGCCGTGGAACCACGGGTAGATCGCCCCCGCGTCCGATTCCCAAACGGCCGCTTTGGCCTGCCACGCCAACCCATTGCCGAACACCTGCGTGTTGGGGGCCGACTGCAACCCGAACGAATCCGTTAGCTGGCCACCTTCCCGTTGGAACCGGCAGGGAGGGATCACCAGATAACTCCCGCCGCCCGAAGGACGGCCGCCTCGGACTTGCCAGGCCGAATCGCCGAACAGCATCGTCCGGCTGGGGTCGGCCACATCGCTCTGGCTACGCGGAGTCACCACCCACTGGCCCGCCTGTTTGAAAATCGGGGAGAAGTAAGCGTAGTTGTAGCCGTAATTGGCGCGCATCGACTTCTCGTAGTAGCGCGCAAGAGGGTTGCCGGCCGTCAGGTCCGGATCAAAGACGGAAACCGGCTTGGGGGCCGAATCATCAACCGGGCAAAAGAACAATTCGAAGTTGTTGGCGTATGGCAACAGCGACTGGACCCACGTGCGGTCGTTTGTGGCATCCGCCCTCGGTTCTGGATTATGCCGGGGCAAAAAGTACCGCTGGTCGTAGTCGTCCGTGTACAGCGCCGTGCCAAGCGAAATTTGGCGCGCGGATTCGATCCACGAAATTTGAAACGCCTGCATCTTGGCCTGGGAAAAAACGGGGAACAAGACCGCCGCCATCGCGGAAACGATGGCGATGACGACCAACAGTTCAACCAGGGAGAAGGCGCGGCGCGGCGACATGGCGGAAACCCGAACAGAGGGCTTTCTACCTAGAGTATATCAGAGCGGCGTCCCGGCCCACAAAAAAACGCATTGAGGGTGCCGGTCTGCCGGAACCCCTGGCCCTCGTACCATTTCCGCAGGCTCGCATGGCATTGGAGCGTGAGCGGCAGGCCGTATTTGTCGGCGAGTGCCTGCGCCGATTCCACCAGGGCCGTGCCCAATCCTTGGCCCCGCATTTGGCCTTCCACGCACAAATTGTAAAGCCCAACCGATTTTTCCGACTTGCTCAGCATCATGGCGGCCTGAGGTGAACCGCCAACGCCCATATAGAACAGGTTGGCGAGCGATGTCGCCGTGCTCCGGGCAACTAACATCCGCGATTCTCCTGGCGTGAACGGGAAGAACTGCTCCGCCATGAATTGGCTGACCCGCAGGCGCGAATCCGCATCGTGAGCCTCGTACAGACCGTCGGAGAGCCGGCCCCGGCCATACCGGCCAAATTGGCAAAGGCATTGCCGGAGCGAGAACCCGTTCTCCAGGAGGGCGGCCCGCAGCCCATCCGGTTGATCGCCCGGCAGCAAAAACACCCAAAGGCCATCTGGGCCACGGGCCTCCTGCCTCAGCTCGGCAGCCAACTCCCGCGGATCCCGGTCCGATTCAAAACACCCGGCAAAATGGCAGAACGACAAGGGTTGTGAACCCGTCACCCGGATGTAGCCGTCCCGGGGCAAGACATCGGTACCTGGCAGCCCCTGCGCCAACGAGATGTACGTGTGCACCACGTTTTCCCGCCCCGCCGGTGCCAGGTCGGCTAGAAGATGGTGCTCCATACCAAACCAGGAGACGTTCCACGGCGGGAAAACATTGCTCCGAGTGACACGCCTTTTCCAAGCTGGAACCCAAAATAGGCCTGGGGGCCGGTCGGAGTCAGGAAGCCGGTCGCAAAAATGTCGGAGCGGTCATTGGAGCGCCAGATATCCAAGCCCGCGCCGATTTGGAGCCCGTTCTGCGTGTCGGCCATTAAGCTGAAGCGGATCGTCGGCGAATAGAACTTCGATGGTGCCGAAAACGGCCGCCCCCTCAGCGTGGCGTCAAAAAACGCCGCGATGCTCCGGATCAAACGGTCTTTGACCAAAAAACCCCCGTAATGCCCGGTTTCCAAAGTCAGAACCGTGTGGTTGGCCAGGGCAGAGGCCAGTTTGTCCGCGTCTTCCGGCGGCACAACCGTGTCGTTGCGGGCCTCGATGACATAGGCTGGGCGCAAATCGCCGGGCGAGAGGTACGTCAACGGTTCGATGGGGCGCAGATTTTCCCTCAGTTTGTCCTCAGTCCATCCTTGGGATTCCAATATGCGCCGCTGGGTGACCGTCCGCGATGAATGCATGAGAATATGCGCCAAATCGGCCCCTCCAAGCAGGAAACTCGCCGATTTGATGCGCGGCTCCACCGCGAAAACAAGGCTGGAAACGATCGCCCCCAGGCTCACCCCCGTCACCCCGATGCTGGAACCGGCGAACTCGCGCCGGCTCTGGATCCAGTCCACCGTCCGTTGGACATCGGAGACCGATTGGCGCATCGTCTGCTTGAGTTCCTCTGGATCCGGTTGGATCGCCAACTCACCGCTCCGGTAACCCGCCGGCGTCCTCGTCAAATGGTAAGGCAAAGGCATCACCACAGAGGCGATCCCCCGCGATGCCAGCTCGACCGCCAAATCCCGCTCGAGCGCATTGTCTGTCGCCCCCCAAAAGTGAAGGAGGATGGCGACTGGGGGAGAGCCCACCGCATCTGTCGGCAAGAACACTTGCAATTCGATAGTGTCGTTTGCCGGGAACCGGCTCGCCACCGCCGAAGGGAACACTTGCCGGAATTCCGAATACGAATCGGTCCTGGCCACCTGGCGCCATTCAGAAAACGCGATACTGGGAGGCAGTGGGAATCCGTCTGATAATTGCGCTGGGTTTGGGCCCTGCGCCAATGCGGCGGATGCCGCCAAAACCGCCGCTAACGCCATGATCGCCCTTGCCACTGCCCTTTTCCTCACCGCATTCCCCCTTGCCAGCCCCGATAGTTTAGATAAGGCTTTGGATGTCGCGCTAGGGGCAGGGGGACTCAACCGCCAGACGGCTACGTTCGACCCCGTCGCCTTGGCCTATTACCGGACAGGTTTGTATCTAAATCCGGTGGAATCAGCCCTGGCGTCGAGCCCCTGGCAAACACCGGGGTTTTTCAGCGTTGTGGAACGCGACGCCCTCATCGCCAACGGCCAGCCCCACAAATTGCTTGCTGCCGCCTCCCGGCTCACCCCGTTTGGCTCCCGGCGGGATCTCCTCGGCGACCCGTCGGCCCCCTTCCTCCAGTCCAACCCCGACGGATCGTCGTTGAACCGAATCATTGAAAAGTATCGGGCGGCCGGACTGGTTGCCGGCCAACCGGAATCTCAAGGGATCGTCCCGGACGAGGCAAAGCGGGCGGTTGCCATTTTGATGGACTGCGCTTTGGCACAGCGGAAGCTCTACGACGCCACGTTTTCCGACCCGACCCGGGCAGACCGACTCCGGGCCCTGACCCAGGCCGAAGCTTTTAATGGGGGAGATCCCGCCCGGTTTTCTGAGTGGCTGGCCCTGGCCAAGTCGACCGAAATGGGCTACCTGGTGGCCGCCTCCCAAGACTTCGCGGCCACCGTCAATGCCGTGCGGCCTATCGTTGACTCGGCGGGCTTGATTGGGAACTCCACTTGGCGATTGGCAACCAAATGGGGGGATGTCGTCATCCAAGATGGCGGCAAGCAGTCCACCGATCTGGCAAACACATTCTTGGTCATCGACCTTGGGGGCGACGACACCTACACCGGCGGATCCAAAAACTGGTGTTCGGCCGTCATCGATCGATCCGGCAACGACAGCTACCTCAGCGACCCCGGCTACAAAGGCAAGATGGTTCGGGATGGGGCGACCCGGTCGCAGCAACGGCTGGCTTCCGGGCCGGCAAGGGGGTTCTTCGGCATGGCGTTCGTTGTGGATGAAAAGGGAGACGACCTTTACCGCTCCGCGGCCCAGGGGTTCGGTTCCGGCACGTTCGGGGTCGGTTACTTGCTCGATGCGGAAGGCAAAGATGTTTACGACGCCTACACCAACAGTTTGGGTTATGGGTTCTTTGGGATCGGGATCTGCGAAGACCTGGCAGGTTCGGACGAATACCGGATCTTCACCCAGGGCCAAGGGTGCGGCATGACCGCCGGAGTTGGGTGGCTGTTGGACCGCCGGGGCGACGACAAATACGTGGCCGAAGACGCCGTCCTCGACTTCAAATCCCCGCAATCGGCCGAACACAACGCCTCGATGTCGCAAGGGGCCGGATACGGCATCCGGCTCGACTATGTCTTTGGGCAAAGCCTGGCCGGAGGAATGGGGTTCCTGTTCGATCTGGAAGGGGACGACACCTACCAAGCGGGGGTCTTTGCGCAAGGGTGCGGTTATTGGATGGGGATTGGCGGGCTTTGGGATCGCGATGGTGCCGACACTTACCAATCTGTCTGGTATGGCCAAGGTTCGGCGGCCCACTTCGCAATCGGCTATTTGCAAGACGACGCCGGCGACGACGCCTATTCCGGCCAAATCAACATGACGCAGGGAGCGGGGCACGACTTCTCCATCGGCTTTCTGTTGGAGGGAGGCGGCAATGACAAGTATTCGGGCGCCAGCCTGGCTTTGGGGGCAGGGAACGCCAATGGGTTCGGCATTTTCATCGACCGGGCCGGGGACGACATCTATGCCGCCACGGGCAAGACCGTGCTCGGCAATGCCAATGAAACGCCAGAAGGCTCGTTGCGGCAGCTCAGTCTTTGCCTAGGGCTTTTCCTCGACGAACAGGGAACCGATACCTTTGCCGCCCCGGATGCCCCTTACGCGGCCAACTTGGGCAAAAACCACACTGACCATGACGCATCTGGGGCGAAAGGGATCTTTTGGGATCAATGAGCCACCCAAGGGGTTGAAGTTCCAAGAGTAAGATGGCAAACCTATGATCCCGATCCGCGACAACCTGGTGCGGAAGAACCCAGCGGTCATCGTTTGGACGCTGATCGGGCTCAACGTCTTGATCTTTTTGTGGGATCGCAATGGCGGCTTTTCTGGCCCGAACATCGGGTTTGCCGACCTCGCGATGCGCCCAATCCAGGTGGTCAAAGCCTTTTCAAACCGGGGCGACCCCATTGAGTTGGCCAAGATCTTCACCAGCCTGTTCCTG
Above is a genomic segment from Armatimonadota bacterium containing:
- a CDS encoding flotillin family protein, whose translation is MQEFSQIVFGAALGAGAFLAMLIAFAIAVRSFLKIAPPNEVLVITGGRGMQGQGYKVIFGGKGWAFPPFQQVQKMSLNTMEVPISVRNAYSSGGIAMNVEAIANIKITSDPKYVNNAIERFLDRDINEIRRVGKETLEGHLRGVVASLTPEQVNEDRLAFAEKLTQETEEDLVKLGLHLDTLKILHVSDEVGYLDATGRKAIANIVRAAEIAESDARRGASQSESENMGRAKVTQANVDTALVQLQNELRKIRAELDSTVKSEEERTTAAAREARAKAEQELQAIRAELEGIRLMADRVLPAEANKVAEEFRARGEAAIIRERGAAVSQALELMHEAWKEAGPNAMQISLIENLESILATACRGVQKVKIDGLSVIDSGDGSTLKNYIAAYPGMLDAVFDAVDKTVGINIPKTIAGDSAQGGKA
- a CDS encoding TatD family hydrolase — encoded protein: MTDTHCHLNDPEAFPNPVAAAAEAMEAGVGRLVVVGVDSESSRLAVEIASVAEGVFATVGWHPTSADRYKPEDLQTIRDLASHPKCVAIGEIGYDFYWDNASRKQQDDCLADHLDLAAELGKPIVFHCRNAYPALLDALERRGAGPYLLHCFAGDKNDADRAVALGCLFGVDGPVTYKKADDLRAILRHIGLDKLVLETDAPWLSPVPFRGKPNHPKHLGHICQGVADALGCPASEVEKVTDANAARFFGI
- a CDS encoding VOC family protein, giving the protein MRLGHVELFCKDCQRTRDFYVQQLEFEEAEVPGGDCIWLRSDGIEVLLRPGRQISRFARYDQSPAALVVYVRDLNEVSERLGQSGVEMSEPDGAPYGLTFRDPDGRWLQAVEGD
- a CDS encoding lactate/malate dehydrogenase family protein; this translates as MKVSIIGGGGRVGSDAAFALQLGGIVREIALNDVNADMAAGEALDLRHGSSLLNNQVITSGDYGVIDGSDCVVITAGLRRKPDESRLDLINRNVGLFNGILDSLKGCKLADGATILVVSNPVDILTHLTVESGIVPPSQVLGLGTVLDTARFRSLLADHFKVGASDVKALILGEHGDSMVPIWSSATINGVGLHSIPGFTSELGVEIFEATKKSGATVIAQKGGAGRAVGVSIKEVVEAIALDNRKLLPVSSAQTGKAGISGISLSLPTVVGRHGVVEVFEPAVNDSERELLAKSAEALKATFAQVQG
- a CDS encoding type II secretion system protein, which produces MSPRRAFSLVELLVVIAIVSAMAAVLFPVFSQAKMQAFQISWIESARQISLGTALYTDDYDQRYFLPRHNPEPRADATNDRTWVQSLLPYANNFELFFCPVDDSAPKPVSVFDPDLTAGNPLARYYEKSMRANYGYNYAYFSPIFKQAGQWVVTPRSQSDVADPSRTMLFGDSAWQVRGGRPSGGGSYLVIPPCRFQREGGQLTDSFGLQSAPNTQVFGNGLAWQAKAAVWESDAGAIYPWFHGMVTVTHADGHVKPLPYSRMTNGCDVQPGWRGLIYDTGRYLWDLR
- a CDS encoding GNAT family N-acetyltransferase → MEHHLLADLAPAGRENVVHTYISLAQGLPGTDVLPRDGYIRVTGSQPLSFCHFAGCFESDRDPRELAAELRQEARGPDGLWVFLLPGDQPDGLRAALLENGFSLRQCLCQFGRYGRGRLSDGLYEAHDADSRLRVSQFMAEQFFPFTPGESRMLVARSTATSLANLFYMGVGGSPQAAMMLSKSEKSVGLYNLCVEGQMRGQGLGTALVESAQALADKYGLPLTLQCHASLRKWYEGQGFRQTGTLNAFFCGPGRRSDIL
- a CDS encoding alpha/beta hydrolase family protein, which produces MARAIMALAAVLAASAALAQGPNPAQLSDGFPLPPSIAFSEWRQVARTDSYSEFRQVFPSAVASRFPANDTIELQVFLPTDAVGSPPVAILLHFWGATDNALERDLAVELASRGIASVVMPLPYHLTRTPAGYRSGELAIQPDPEELKQTMRQSVSDVQRTVDWIQSRREFAGSSIGVTGVSLGAIVSSLVFAVEPRIKSASFLLGGADLAHILMHSSRTVTQRRILESQGWTEDKLRENLRPIEPLTYLSPGDLRPAYVIEARNDTVVPPEDADKLASALANHTVLTLETGHYGGFLVKDRLIRSIAAFFDATLRGRPFSAPSKFYSPTIRFSLMADTQNGLQIGAGLDIWRSNDRSDIFATGFLTPTGPQAYFGFQLGKGVSLGAMFSRRGTSPGLVWSTIF